The Deefgea tanakiae DNA segment GGTTCGCGGCTAACTTCCTGCCACTTTTCCCGATCAAACTCAGGAAAATACGCATCGCCCACTGGACTCAAAGCCACTTCAGTCAAATACAATTCATCAGCCAGCGCCAAGCTTTGCTGATAAATCTCGCCACCACCGATGATAAATACAGTGGCATAGTCGGCGGATTTGGCCGCCGCTATCGCCGCTTCAATTGAAGTAAAACATATAGCACCAGCAGCTTGGAAATCGGCATTGCGCGTAATCACCCAATGCGGACGACCGGGTAATAATCCGGGCAAAGACTCAAACGTTTTGCGGCCCATAATCATCGGGCAAGCCATCGTCAACGCTTTGAAATGCTTAAGGTCTTCTGGCAAACGCCACGGCAATTGATTGTTAATGCCAATCACTCGATTTTGCCCCAGCGCTGAAATAATCGCCACTTGCATTGTTATTCCTTTTAATTCACTGCAATTATTTTTTTGGTAACACCGAAATCGGGTTGATAGTTTGACCTTTATAGCGAACCTCAAAATGCAATTTCACACTATCGGTCCCCGTTTGCCCCATCGTTGCCACGGCTTGCCCTTGCTTGACTTGTGCGCCCTCTTTGACCAGCAATTTTTGATTGTGGGCAGAGGCCGTCAGATAACCATTCGCATGTTGAATAATCAGCAGCAAACCATAACCACGAATCCCATCACCGGCGTACAGCACTTTACCATCGGCTGCGGCCACAATTGAATCGCCCACTACACCTCCAATGCCAATCCCTTTGACTCGCGGCGGCGCATAGGGGTATAGCAATGGACCTTGCGCAGGCCAAACTAAAGCAATCGCTGCCACAGGGGCTGTTTCTGGCTTTGTAGCAGGAACTTTCGGCAGAGAAGTTTGACTAGGGGTCGTTGGTTTAGTGCTCACGCCAGCCGGTGGGCTGACTCGCAATAGCTGTCCCACATCGATGTCTTGGGCTTTGGCAAGATTATTCCAGCGCACCAAATCGCTGACACTTTGCCCATTATTTTTGGCAATGCGATACAACGTGTCGCCGGCTTTAACACGATAAAAGCCTGTAGGAGTAGGCCCAGTCGAGATCGGCGCAGGCGTACTGCCACACGCAGACAACAGCAAAGTAAAAATAACAATCCACAAACGCATTATTTTTGACTAGCCTGCAGACCTAATGCCATCCAACCCGCGATACCGAGCTTTTGCAAGGTTTCAATATTACGTTCGAAAATCACATCCGGATTAGGAAAGGCCTCAACGGCTTTGGCGATACTGTCTTCACGCAACAAATGCAAAATCGGGAATGGCGCACGATTGGTGTAATTGCCGATGTCGTTTGGCTCGGTGTCGGCAAACTGGAAATCGGGGTGGAAACTCGCCACCTGCAAAATGCCTTCTAGCTCATGCTCGGCAACAATGTCATCGGCAAGCGCTTGAACATCGTTAAAAATCTCAAAATCAGGAAACAAGGTCGGATGAATCAATAAGGTGGTGTCGACTTCATCAGCCGGTGCTTGTGCCAAAAAAACGAGCTCTCGATCTAGATCATCTAAAAAGCCATCCAAATGTTTCGCATCACTCACCACAAAGCGAATCTGGTTTTTAACGAACACCGCTTTGGCAAACGGGCATAAATTTAAGCCAATCACGGCCTGCTCTAACCAATGCTGTGTGGTTTTGATGATTTCTTCGTGACTCATGGCAATTCCTAGACAAGAGTCGCCAATTTTACCTGCCTGCGCTGATTTTGGCTTGTAACAATCACCACTGATGGTTTGAAGCATAAAAAAGCGCCGACCTTAGAGTCGACGCCTTCATGTATATCAAGCTAGCTATTATTTAACAAGGCTTACATCAAAATACCCTCACCTCAACAAACTCAAAACCTGCCCCGCATTGGCTCTAGCTTGCACTTGCATCGCCAAACCCGCATTGGTGCGGATATTTTCTTGCGCCAAACGAGCGGTTTCTGCCGCGTAATCGGTATCAGCAATGCGGCTTTTGGCTGCCGACATATTGACCGATGTGGTTTGCAGATTTTGAATACCGCTGTCCAAACGACTTTCGAATGCACCGAGATTGGCGCGTTGCCCAGAAATCGTTTCAATATCGGCGTCCAACGCCTGCAAACTGGCCGTTGCCGCCGCAGTACTGGATAAATCGATCCGCCCAGCAACACTATTTAGACCAGCCTGCCCACCCAACGGGCTATTGCTCAAGCTCAATTGATCGCCGGCATTAGCGCCAGCTTGAAAATTAAACTGCCCGCCTTGCAATACAGCTTGCCCGTTAAATTGGGTGTTTTTAACAATATCGTTATTACTTTGCGACAAAGCATCTGCCTCGGCTTGCAAGGCTTGCCGATCACTGGCTGACAGCGTGCTATTGCCTGCCGCCACACTGAGTTCACGCAATCGCTCGGTATTATCTGAAATCGAGCTCAAAGCACCTTCAGTGGTTTGCGCTAAAGAAACGCCATCGCTTAAATTACGCACTGCCTGATTACTGCCGACGATCTGCGCGGCAAATTGCTGAATAATCGCCGCACCCGCAGCATCATCTTTTGCA contains these protein-coding regions:
- a CDS encoding dihydrofolate reductase — its product is MQVAIISALGQNRVIGINNQLPWRLPEDLKHFKALTMACPMIMGRKTFESLPGLLPGRPHWVITRNADFQAAGAICFTSIEAAIAAAKSADYATVFIIGGGEIYQQSLALADELYLTEVALSPVGDAYFPEFDREKWQEVSREPNVSANGIEYAFVKYSKA
- a CDS encoding DUF1415 domain-containing protein yields the protein MSHEEIIKTTQHWLEQAVIGLNLCPFAKAVFVKNQIRFVVSDAKHLDGFLDDLDRELVFLAQAPADEVDTTLLIHPTLFPDFEIFNDVQALADDIVAEHELEGILQVASFHPDFQFADTEPNDIGNYTNRAPFPILHLLREDSIAKAVEAFPNPDVIFERNIETLQKLGIAGWMALGLQASQK
- a CDS encoding peptidoglycan DD-metalloendopeptidase family protein, whose amino-acid sequence is MRLWIVIFTLLLSACGSTPAPISTGPTPTGFYRVKAGDTLYRIAKNNGQSVSDLVRWNNLAKAQDIDVGQLLRVSPPAGVSTKPTTPSQTSLPKVPATKPETAPVAAIALVWPAQGPLLYPYAPPRVKGIGIGGVVGDSIVAAADGKVLYAGDGIRGYGLLLIIQHANGYLTASAHNQKLLVKEGAQVKQGQAVATMGQTGTDSVKLHFEVRYKGQTINPISVLPKK
- a CDS encoding flagellin N-terminal helical domain-containing protein gives rise to the protein MMINPNSNFASLTAQNNTSRAQSAQESSLQKLSSGSRINSAKDDAAGAAIIQQFAAQIVGSNQAVRNLSDGVSLAQTTEGALSSISDNTERLRELSVAAGNSTLSASDRQALQAEADALSQSNNDIVKNTQFNGQAVLQGGQFNFQAGANAGDQLSLSNSPLGGQAGLNSVAGRIDLSSTAAATASLQALDADIETISGQRANLGAFESRLDSGIQNLQTTSVNMSAAKSRIADTDYAAETARLAQENIRTNAGLAMQVQARANAGQVLSLLR